One region of Quercus lobata isolate SW786 chromosome 2, ValleyOak3.0 Primary Assembly, whole genome shotgun sequence genomic DNA includes:
- the LOC115975773 gene encoding chloroplastic group IIA intron splicing facilitator CRS1, chloroplastic-like: MPTILFLSSTPHFPSQYSHLTISSSLNPKPPKTHNPTHSSKSNTPTPTPTTTNPEFSVSSNPLSQSNATVKVPTPPWMKGPLLLQPHEVLDLSKLHTKKSSNNESVEKSDKALTEKVGVRGKRAVGKIVRQIEKLQKNDLSEETQMGSGEFGLEVCLEGLGEDVSSGERVIEKMPWEKDVEKLVFRRMKKEKVVTAAELRLDKALLERLRGEAAKMRKWVKVKKAGVTQGVVDEVRLLWRRNELVMLKFDVPLCRNMDRAQEIVETKTGGLVVWSKKDNLVVYRGCNYQLTPKKFLNTRAWLAGSREMPLYKMGQPQLERNSDTFQVNSDESAVVEKICRKDSKRETLHSSIFLNEDLNCQAVRGSLYEREMDRLLDGLGPRFIDWWMRKPLPIDADLLPEVVPGFRPPFRLCPPHTRAKLTDEDLTSLRKLARALPTHFVLGRNRKLQGLAVAILKLWEKSLIVKIALKWGVPNTNNEEMAFELKILTGGVLLLRNKFLIILYRGKDFLPGRVANLVSERETKLKGFQLHEEGARLKAIETICLDNGPTENTSMSGTLSEFQDIQTEFRDLKNGNSDVEIKFEAEKQRLESELRKQEHKLFILNIKIDKSMKELSKLNAAWAPAEQDADQEMMTEEERLCFQKIGLKMDSCLVLGRRGVFDGVIEGLHQHWKYREVVKVITMQRLFHQVIYTAKLLEAESGGILVSVDKRKEGHAIIIYRGKNYRRPLKPEHKNLLTKRKALHRSIEMQRLGSLKYFAYERQRAITDLKLKLAELQESRLVDQGEC, translated from the exons ATGCCTACAAtcctcttcctctcttccaCTCCCCATTTCCCCTCCCAATATTCTCACCTCACCATCTCATCCTCCTTAAACCCAAAACCTCCCAAAACCCATAACCCCACTCACTCCTCCAAATCCAATACCCCAACCCCAACCccaaccaccacaaacccagAATTCTCTGTTTCCTCAAACCCACTTTCACAATCCAATGCCACCGTTAAAGTTCCCACACCTCCATGGATGAAGGGTCCCCTTCTTCTTCAACCCCATGAAGTTCTCGACCTCTCCAAACTCCACACCAAGAAGAGCTCTAACAATGAAAGTGTGGAAAAGTCTGATAAGGCCCTGACTGAGAAAGTTGGTGTCAGAGGCAAGAGAGCGGTGGGAAAGATCGTAAGGCAAATTGAAAAGCTTCAAAAAAACGATCTTTCTGAAGAAACCCAAATGGGTTCTGGTGAGTTTGGGCTTGAAGTGTGTTTGGAAGGGCTTGGAGAAGATGTTAGTAGTGGTGAGAGAGTTATAGAGAAAATGCCATGGGAGAAGGATGTGGAAAAGTTAGTTTTTCGGAGGATGAAGAAGGAAAAGGTGGTAACTGCTGCGGAATTGAGGCTTGACAAGGCCTTGCTTGAGAGGTTGAGAGGTGAGGCCGCTAAGATGAGGAAATGGGTGAAGGTGAAGAAAGCTGGTGTCACTCAAGGTGTGGTTGATGAGGTTAGACTGCTTTGGAGGAGGAATGAGCTTGTTATGCTGAAATTCGATGTCCCTTTGTGCAGGAATATGGATAGAGCTCAAGAAATCGTCGAG ACCAAGACTGGAGGTTTGGTTGTTTGGAGTAAGAAAGATAATCTTGTTGTATATCGAGGATGCAATTATCAGTTAACTCCGAAGAAATTTCTAAACACTCGTGCATGGCTTGCTGGCAGTCGAGAAATGCCTCTCTACAAAATGGGTCAGCCACAGTTGGAAAGAAACTCTGATACTTTTCAAGTTAACTCCGATGAAAGTGCTGTAGTTGAAAAGATTTGCAGAAAGGACAGTAAGAGAGAGACTTTGCATAGTAGCATCTTTTTAAATGAAGATTTGAATTGCCAAGCAGTACGCGGATCACTTTATGAGAGGGAAATGGACAGGTTATTGGATGGCTTGGGACCTCGCTTCATTGACTGGTGGATGCGCAAACCTTTGCCAATAGATGCGGACTTACTTCCTGAAGTGGTTCCTGGATTTAGGCCACCATTTAGGCTTTGTCCACCGCATACTAGAGCAAAGTTGACAGATGAGGATTTGACATCCTTGAGGAAGCTTGCTCGCGCTTTACCTACTCATTTTGTCCTTG GGAGAAATAGAAAACTTCAAGGCTTGGCTGTGGCTATCTTAAAACTTTGGGAAAAAAGTCTTATAGTGAAGATTGCTCTGAAGTGGGGAGTCCCAAATACAAACAATGAGGAAATGGCGTTTGAACTCAAG ATTCTTACAGGTGGGGTTCTTTTGTTGCGTAATAAGTTTCTGATAATACTTTATAGAGGAAAGGACTTCCTTCCTGGAAGAGTAGCAAATTTAGTATCGGAGAGAGAAACTAAGCTCAAAGGATTCCAACTTCATGAAGAAGGTGCACGTCTTAAAGCGATTGAAACTATTTGTTTAGATAATGGCCCAACAGAAAACACTAGCATGTCTGGAACTTTATCAGAATTCCAGGATATCCAAACAGAGTTCAGGGACCTGAAAAATGGAAATTCAGAtgttgaaattaaatttgaagcTGAAAAACAAAGATTAGAGAGTGAGCTAAGAAAGCAAGAGCACAAGCTTTTTATT CTTAACATAAAGATTGATAAGTCAATGAAGGAGTTATCAAAGTTGAATGCTGCATGGGCACCAGCAGAGCAGGATGCAGACCAGGAAATGATGACAGAAGAAGAGAGACTGTGTTTCCAGAAGATAGGACTGAAGATGGATAGTTGTTTAGTTCTTG GTAGGCGTGGGGTCTTTGATGGTGTTATAGAAGGCCTGCATCAACACTGGAAATACAGAGAAGTAGTCAAGGTGATTACAATGCAGAGATTGTTTCATCAGGTCATTTACACTGCTAAACTGCTTGAAGCAGAAAGTGGTGGAATTCTTGTTTCGGTGGACAAGCGAAAAGAAGGTCATGCTATAATTATTTACCGTGGGAAAAACTACCGACGGCCTCTAAAACCAGAGCACAAGAATCTTCTGACTAAGAGAAAAGCATTACATAGATCCATTGAGATGCAGAGACTTGGA TCGCTGAAGTATTTTGCTTATGAGAGACAGCGGGCAATCACAGATTTGAAACTCAAATTG GCAGAGCTGCAGGAAAGCAGGTTGGTCGATCAAGGAGAATGTTAA